The Streptomyces laurentii genome contains a region encoding:
- a CDS encoding phosphodiesterase (Type I phosphodiesterase / nucleotide pyrophosphatase; pfam01663;~identified by MetaGeneAnnotator; putative;~phosphodiesterase [Streptomyces cattleya NRRL 8057 = DSM46488]): MVQPTAVAQGWPDDPIPLDPATAPLPAYGAGSLADLLPTLVAGQGVPGFEARISELAPADRVCVFLVDGLGWEQVRAHPDEAPFLTSLLAGSRGGTGLPLTAGFPATTATSLASVGTGLHPGAHGLPGYTVRDPDTGGLMNQLRWKPWTAPRVWQPYPTVFQLAHEAGIHTAQVSSPIFADTPLTKIALSGGSFHGRLSGEERMDFAAEQLAAGDRSLVYTYYSELDGAGHRFGISSDAWRGQLMFVDRLAQRLAEQLPPRAALYVTADHGMVDIPFDEDHRIDFDEDWELRAGVALLGGEGRARHVYAVPGAESDVLTCWREVVGDRFWVASRDEAIGLGWFGEHVDERVYGRIGDVVVAAADEDIAITASLNEPNESAMTGMHGSMTAAEQLVPLLEVRS, encoded by the coding sequence ATGGTCCAGCCCACCGCCGTCGCCCAGGGCTGGCCGGACGACCCGATTCCGCTCGACCCCGCCACCGCGCCGCTGCCCGCCTACGGCGCCGGCTCCCTCGCCGACCTGCTGCCCACGCTCGTCGCGGGGCAGGGCGTGCCCGGCTTCGAGGCACGGATCAGCGAGCTCGCGCCCGCCGACCGGGTCTGCGTCTTCCTGGTCGACGGGCTCGGCTGGGAACAGGTCAGGGCCCACCCCGACGAGGCCCCCTTCCTCACCTCGCTGCTCGCCGGCTCGCGCGGCGGCACCGGTCTCCCGCTGACCGCCGGCTTCCCCGCCACCACCGCGACCTCGCTCGCCTCGGTCGGCACCGGCCTCCACCCCGGCGCCCACGGCCTGCCCGGTTACACGGTGCGCGACCCGGACACCGGCGGGCTGATGAACCAGCTCCGCTGGAAGCCCTGGACGGCGCCGCGGGTCTGGCAGCCGTACCCCACCGTCTTCCAGCTCGCCCACGAGGCCGGGATCCACACCGCCCAGGTCTCCTCGCCGATCTTCGCGGACACCCCGCTCACCAAGATCGCACTGAGCGGCGGCAGCTTCCACGGGCGCCTGTCCGGCGAGGAGCGCATGGACTTCGCCGCCGAGCAGCTCGCCGCCGGCGACCGCTCGCTGGTCTACACGTACTACAGCGAACTCGACGGCGCCGGACACCGCTTCGGCATCTCCTCGGACGCCTGGCGCGGCCAGCTGATGTTCGTCGACCGGCTCGCCCAGCGGCTCGCCGAGCAGCTGCCGCCCCGCGCGGCGCTGTACGTGACCGCCGACCACGGCATGGTCGACATCCCCTTCGACGAGGACCACCGGATCGACTTCGACGAGGACTGGGAGCTGCGCGCCGGGGTCGCCCTGCTCGGCGGCGAGGGCCGGGCCCGGCATGTCTACGCCGTCCCGGGCGCCGAGTCCGACGTCCTCACCTGCTGGCGCGAGGTCGTCGGCGACCGCTTCTGGGTGGCGAGCCGCGACGAGGCCATCGGGCTCGGCTGGTTCGGCGAGCACGTCGACGAGCGGGTGTACGGCCGGATCGGCGACGTCGTCGTCGCCGCGGCGGACGAGGACATCGCCATCACCGCCTCCCTCAACGAGCCGAACGAGTCCGCGATGACGGGCATGCACGGTTCGATGACGGCTGCGGAGCAGCTGGTTCCGCTCCTCGAAGTACGTTCCTGA
- a CDS encoding AG1 protein (AG1 protein [Streptomyces roseosporus NRRL15998];~identified by MetaGeneAnnotator; putative) gives MSNGGVVRQAMPCRQDQFYEGGIMAWDEWEHLKAESAQRQSARMRLNGTPGASDGAADLVVNRDDLGAIGHEAYQLRSRLTRDGDHARPATFDASIALMNGNFTSGTELLKVHDRWNTQLRTLLDACARISNHLDYSKSAHAKDDVRIGGDLLSVSKIDENFT, from the coding sequence ATGTCGAACGGGGGCGTCGTTCGACAGGCCATGCCGTGCCGCCAGGACCAGTTCTACGAGGGGGGCATCATGGCCTGGGACGAGTGGGAACACCTCAAGGCCGAATCCGCTCAGCGGCAGTCGGCCCGGATGCGGTTGAACGGAACCCCGGGGGCGTCCGATGGCGCGGCGGATCTGGTGGTGAACCGGGACGACCTCGGGGCGATCGGGCACGAGGCGTACCAGCTGCGCAGCCGGCTCACCCGCGACGGCGATCACGCCCGACCGGCGACCTTCGACGCGTCGATCGCCCTCATGAACGGCAACTTCACGAGCGGAACAGAGCTGTTGAAGGTGCACGACCGGTGGAACACCCAGTTGCGCACGCTCCTCGACGCCTGCGCCCGGATCTCCAACCACCTCGACTACAGCAAGTCCGCCCACGCCAAGGACGACGTGCGCATCGGGGGCGACCTGCTCTCGGTGTCCAAGATCGACGAAAACTTCACGTAA
- a CDS encoding thymidine kinase (identified by MetaGeneAnnotator; putative;~thymidine kinase [Streptomyces cattleya NRRL 8057 = DSM46488];~thymidine kinase; Provisional) yields the protein MSELVFFSGTMDCGKSTLALQIGHNRSARGLQGVIFTRDDRAGEGKLSSRLGLVTEAVEATEGMDLYAYLVAELSQGGRADYVIADEAQFLAPEQIDQLARIVDDLHLDVFAFGITTDFRTKLFPGSQRLIELADRIEHLQVEAMCWCGARATHNARTVGGEMVVEGAQVVVGDVNRPAEEIGYEVLCRQHHRRRMTSATAQAGVLSPDVLPVNHA from the coding sequence ATGTCCGAATTGGTATTTTTCTCCGGCACCATGGATTGCGGGAAGAGTACTCTGGCGCTCCAGATCGGGCACAACCGGTCGGCTCGCGGGCTCCAAGGCGTGATCTTCACCCGGGACGACCGCGCGGGCGAGGGCAAGCTGTCCTCCCGGCTGGGCCTGGTGACGGAGGCGGTCGAGGCCACCGAGGGCATGGACCTGTACGCGTACCTGGTCGCCGAACTCTCCCAGGGCGGCCGGGCGGACTACGTGATCGCCGACGAGGCGCAGTTCCTGGCACCGGAGCAGATCGACCAGCTGGCCCGGATCGTGGACGACCTCCACCTGGACGTCTTCGCGTTCGGAATCACCACGGACTTCCGTACGAAACTCTTCCCCGGCTCCCAGCGCCTGATCGAACTGGCGGACCGGATCGAACATCTCCAGGTCGAGGCCATGTGCTGGTGCGGCGCCCGCGCCACGCACAACGCCCGTACGGTGGGCGGCGAGATGGTCGTGGAAGGCGCCCAGGTGGTGGTCGGCGACGTGAACCGGCCCGCGGAGGAGATCGGTTACGAGGTCCTGTGCCGTCAGCACCACCGCCGCCGCATGACGAGCGCGACGGCCCAGGCGGGTGTGCTCTCCCCGGACGTCCTCCCCGTCAACCACGCCTGA
- a CDS encoding acyl-CoA synthetase (ATP-grasp domain; pfam13549;~Acetyltransferase (GNAT) domain; pfam13302;~CoA binding domain; pfam13380;~Coenzyme A binding pocket [chemical binding];~N-Acyltransferase superfamily: Various enzymes that characteristically catalyzethe transfer of an acyl group to a substrate; cd04301;~Succinyl-CoA ligase like flavodoxin domain; pfam13607;~acetyl coenzyme A synthetase (ADP forming), alpha domain; TIGR02717;~acyl-CoA synthetase [Streptomyces albus J1074];~identified by MetaGeneAnnotator; putative) yields the protein MQSASEQPEQPEHAYPDHWEADVVLRDGGTARIRPITADDADRLVGFYEHVSDESKYYRFFAPYPRLSAKDVHRFTHHDFVDRVGLAATIGDDFIATVRYDRIAPDGRPASAPADEAEVAFLVQDAHQGRGVASALLEHIAAVARERGIRRFAAEVLPANTKMIKVFTDAGYTQKRSFEDGSVRLHLDLEPTDRSMAVQRAREQRAEARSVQRLLAPGSVAVIGVGRAPGGVGRTVLRNLLTAGYRGTVHAVNKNLGEGPHTLEGVPAHRGLADIGEPVDLAIVAVPADQVPAAVADCGEHGVRGLVVLSAGYAESGAEGRERQRALVRQARSYGMRIIGPNAFGIINTAEAVRLNASLAPQMPAAGRIGLFAQSGAIGIALLAGLHRHGAGVSSFISAGNRADVSGNDLLQHWYDDPATDVVLLYLESIGNPRKFTRLARRTAAVKPVVVVKGARHSGSAPPGHRVPVTRVPYATVSALLRQAGVIRVDTITELVDTGLLLADQPLPAGPRVAILGNSESLGLLAYDACLTEGLRPQRPLDLTTGATPDDFRAALAAALADDGCDAVVVTAIPRVGEDGAGEGGGEGGRGTSRGVDVLAAALRAAVAAAPGPAKPVVVVHVEMGALAEALSAVTRTRPTGTASVAVAPPQAVAPAPTPTPALVPEPAAPRAAADSAVPVPVPAAEPTTPGAIPAYPAAERAVRALAESVRYADWRRRSATDPGRVPEFDRIDESAAAGLIARVLRTRDAHARGVTLDCDETTDLLGHYGIRVLPTLPAPAPTRPSGPPPASVSRSRSRPPRPICATAPTSAASGSTWPPRGSCAPRTPNSPRPSASPRSSSPSSRRWCRAASTPSSAPPSTPPSAPCSPSAWRVPPPNCSATCPTGWSPPPTGTPPTSSVPSAPRPSSSAGAARRPSTRPRSKSCCCGSPGSSTTIPRSSRSPSNRWSSRRAVCPCSAPASASPRPALTRHRPRPAPPPLLLIGAAGPGPPVRGS from the coding sequence ATGCAGAGCGCGTCGGAACAGCCCGAACAACCGGAGCACGCCTACCCCGATCACTGGGAGGCGGACGTGGTCCTGCGGGACGGCGGCACCGCGCGCATCCGCCCCATCACCGCCGACGACGCCGACCGGCTGGTGGGCTTCTACGAGCACGTCTCCGACGAGTCGAAGTACTACCGCTTCTTCGCGCCCTACCCCCGGCTGTCCGCGAAGGACGTCCACCGCTTCACCCACCACGACTTCGTGGACCGCGTCGGACTCGCCGCGACCATCGGCGACGACTTCATCGCGACCGTCCGCTACGACCGCATCGCCCCCGACGGACGGCCCGCCTCCGCGCCCGCCGACGAGGCCGAGGTCGCCTTCCTCGTCCAGGACGCCCACCAGGGACGCGGCGTCGCCTCGGCGCTCCTCGAACACATCGCGGCCGTCGCCCGCGAGCGCGGGATCCGCCGGTTCGCCGCCGAGGTGCTGCCCGCCAACACCAAGATGATCAAGGTCTTCACGGACGCCGGCTACACCCAGAAGCGCAGCTTCGAGGACGGTTCCGTCCGCCTCCACCTCGACCTGGAGCCCACCGACCGGTCCATGGCCGTGCAGCGGGCCCGCGAACAGCGCGCCGAGGCCCGCTCCGTCCAGCGGCTGCTCGCCCCCGGCTCGGTCGCGGTGATCGGCGTCGGCCGCGCCCCCGGCGGCGTCGGCCGGACCGTGCTGCGCAACCTCCTCACGGCCGGCTACCGGGGCACCGTCCACGCCGTGAACAAGAACCTGGGGGAGGGGCCGCACACCCTGGAGGGCGTCCCCGCCCACCGCGGGCTCGCCGACATCGGCGAGCCGGTCGACCTCGCCATCGTCGCCGTCCCCGCCGACCAGGTCCCCGCGGCCGTCGCCGACTGCGGCGAGCACGGCGTCCGCGGCCTCGTCGTGCTGTCCGCCGGATACGCGGAGAGCGGTGCCGAGGGCCGCGAGCGGCAGCGCGCCCTGGTCCGCCAGGCCCGCTCGTACGGCATGCGGATCATCGGCCCCAACGCCTTCGGGATCATCAACACGGCCGAAGCCGTCCGGCTGAACGCCTCCCTCGCCCCGCAGATGCCCGCCGCCGGCCGCATCGGCCTCTTCGCCCAGTCCGGGGCCATCGGCATCGCCCTGCTCGCCGGGCTGCACCGGCACGGCGCGGGCGTCTCCTCCTTCATCTCCGCCGGCAACCGCGCCGACGTCTCCGGCAACGACCTGCTCCAGCACTGGTACGACGACCCGGCCACCGACGTCGTCCTGCTCTACCTGGAGTCGATCGGCAACCCGCGCAAGTTCACCCGGCTCGCCCGCCGCACCGCCGCCGTCAAGCCCGTGGTCGTCGTGAAGGGCGCCCGGCACAGCGGCAGCGCCCCGCCCGGACACCGGGTGCCGGTCACCCGCGTCCCGTACGCCACCGTCTCCGCGCTGCTGCGACAGGCCGGAGTCATCCGCGTCGACACCATCACCGAACTCGTCGACACCGGTCTGCTCCTCGCCGACCAGCCGCTGCCCGCCGGCCCCCGGGTCGCCATCCTCGGCAACTCCGAGTCGCTGGGCCTGCTCGCCTACGACGCCTGCCTCACCGAGGGGCTGCGCCCGCAGCGGCCGCTCGACCTGACGACCGGCGCCACCCCCGACGACTTCCGCGCCGCGCTGGCGGCGGCCCTGGCCGACGACGGCTGCGACGCGGTCGTCGTCACCGCCATACCGCGGGTGGGGGAGGACGGCGCCGGCGAGGGCGGCGGAGAAGGGGGCAGGGGTACGTCCCGGGGCGTCGACGTGCTGGCCGCGGCCCTGCGCGCCGCCGTCGCCGCCGCGCCCGGTCCCGCGAAGCCGGTCGTCGTCGTCCACGTGGAGATGGGCGCGCTCGCCGAGGCCCTGTCCGCGGTCACCCGGACCCGTCCCACCGGTACGGCGTCCGTCGCGGTCGCCCCTCCGCAGGCTGTGGCTCCGGCTCCCACCCCGACCCCGGCGCTGGTTCCGGAACCGGCTGCCCCGCGTGCCGCCGCCGACTCGGCCGTTCCCGTTCCCGTACCCGCCGCCGAGCCGACCACGCCCGGCGCCATCCCCGCGTACCCCGCCGCCGAGCGCGCCGTCCGTGCCCTCGCCGAGTCCGTCCGCTACGCCGACTGGCGCCGCCGGTCCGCCACCGACCCCGGCCGGGTCCCCGAATTCGACCGGATCGACGAATCCGCCGCCGCCGGTCTCATCGCCCGCGTCCTGCGCACCCGCGACGCCCACGCGCGCGGGGTCACCCTCGACTGCGACGAGACCACCGACCTGCTCGGCCACTACGGAATCCGGGTGCTGCCGACGCTGCCCGCCCCGGCCCCGACGAGGCCGTCCGGGCCGCCGCCCGCCTCGGTTTCCCGGTCGCGCTCAAGACCACCGCGCCCCATCTGCGCCACCGCCCCGACCTCGGCGGCGTCCGGCTCGACCTGGCCACCGAGGGGCAGCTGCGCACCGCGTACGCCGAACTCACCGAGGCCCTCGGCAAGCCCGAGGAGCTCCAGCCCGTCGTCCAGGCGATGGTGCCGCGCGGCGTCGACACCGTCGTCCGCGCCGCCATCGACCCCGCCGTCGGCGCCGTGCTCTCCTTCGGCCTGGCGGGTGCCCCCTCCGAACTGCTCGGCGACATGTCCCACCGGCTGGTCCCCGCCACCGACCGGGACGCCGCCGACCTCGTCCGTTCCATCCGCACCGCGCCCCTCCTCTTCGGCTGGCGCGGCTCGGCGCCCGTCGACACGGCCGCGCTCGAAGAGCTGCTGCTGCGGATCTCCCGGCTCGTCGACGACCATCCCGAGGTCGTCGCGATCTCCCTCGAACCGGTGGTCGTCGCGCCGCGCGGTCTGTCCGTGCTCGGCGCCAGCGTCCGCCTCGCCCCGCCCCGCCCTCACCCGTCACCGACCTCGGCCCGCGCCGCCTCCCCTCCTACTGATCGGGGCCGCGGGTCCGGGGCCGCCGGTCCGGGGCTCCTGA
- a CDS encoding phosphodiesterase (identified by MetaGeneAnnotator; putative;~overlaps another CDS with the same product name;~phosphodiesterase [Streptomyces viridochromogenes DSM40736]) has translation MAKTGTTTQGLRTAIERSGYYPALVAEAVESAVGGEAVTSYVVHQETTFDANEVRRHVTVLVLTANRFIVSHTDEQTADSGSPTPYATTSTESVNLDRISSVVVSRMVANPESYTPGTLPREVVLTIGWGAVSRIDLEPAACGDPNCDADHGYTGNSTADDLSLRVSDAGDGPDTVRQTLAFAQALSEATASTSAAR, from the coding sequence ATGGCGAAGACCGGTACGACGACTCAGGGGCTGCGCACGGCGATCGAGCGCAGTGGCTATTACCCGGCCCTCGTGGCCGAGGCGGTGGAGTCCGCCGTCGGCGGCGAGGCCGTGACGTCGTACGTGGTCCATCAGGAGACCACGTTCGACGCGAACGAGGTCCGGCGGCATGTCACCGTCCTCGTCCTCACGGCGAACCGCTTCATCGTCAGCCACACCGACGAGCAGACCGCAGACAGCGGCTCCCCGACGCCGTACGCCACGACGTCCACCGAGTCCGTCAACCTCGACCGGATCTCCTCGGTCGTCGTCAGCCGCATGGTCGCCAACCCCGAGTCGTACACCCCGGGCACGCTGCCCCGCGAGGTCGTGCTCACCATCGGCTGGGGCGCGGTCTCCCGGATCGACCTGGAGCCGGCCGCCTGCGGCGACCCCAACTGCGACGCCGACCACGGCTACACCGGCAACTCCACCGCCGACGACCTCAGCCTCCGGGTGAGCGACGCCGGTGACGGTCCGGACACCGTGCGCCAGACGCTCGCCTTCGCCCAGGCCCTCTCCGAGGCCACCGCGTCGACCTCCGCCGCCCGCTGA
- a CDS encoding hypothetical protein (identified by MetaGeneAnnotator; putative;~sequence version:1) translates to MLTFDDVVNAPVAKLKQAVDDWSTMVTKLEKLSEDARNGMRAKTDKAQWQGVNSEVTRPFIAKTVKEFEDAEAEARGVKLLLADAHTSFKAAKDELVKIRDEEGPAAGIHVDAKGKVTPRHDLETDASARHDPDYQDALRKQKHDVTSWQRKIDRIIEDCSDADDSLKRALAANVKDDHNFSAAKFKSLDAEQVDRAAELLKKITGEGGTARNVAELREFEDLMDDNRDDPEFATAFFRKVGPEGTLDAYAEMALNSTSLGPAGQDRVDLVKNIQSDMGAMLGLATRSSTPNHLDATWTNELLKAGRKPLDIPGIGLGPKVYGYQALSGLIREGAYDKDFLVSVGRDMVAMDKQNPRVWEDSLPLDIKQRINLGETGGKGFNPLTGLMEAMANNPEASAAFFDEPLREDTNKDGIVTREDGAIKGKGAQGIVDYMLDKKPTDDWYDVVTYEEPSPGQEAMGNALEAAVTGRSPGEEDAPLVEHTKTMSSVMEKVVAKIGASPELVTGEGPLTGLAPTFGDMAAEYMPDLQAAAENGADQAKPLGKMAEFNKGEMAFFLGAVGQDPQAYGAITNAQQAYTTLLVSDVFQNPDKHGDPSDALRNAVHPGGEIAGIMTEARAQAIHDAGKQQDEDFNQGVADNAKWTNRLIDAVGGKYVEMLPVGGDVVDWIKEDVTESAVKSAEKDTTGEARRESSQGYAEAEKNVKASAGEAVETAARGTNLTTEQIEEYKGAASIEAGTAHSVGRDLMSSSKG, encoded by the coding sequence GTGCTGACATTCGACGACGTGGTCAACGCGCCCGTCGCCAAGCTGAAGCAGGCCGTCGACGACTGGTCGACGATGGTGACCAAGCTGGAGAAGCTCTCCGAGGACGCCCGCAACGGAATGCGGGCCAAGACCGACAAGGCCCAGTGGCAGGGCGTCAACTCCGAGGTCACCAGGCCCTTCATCGCCAAGACGGTCAAGGAGTTCGAGGACGCCGAGGCGGAGGCGAGGGGTGTCAAGCTGCTGCTCGCCGACGCGCACACGTCGTTCAAGGCCGCCAAGGACGAGCTCGTCAAGATCAGGGACGAGGAAGGTCCGGCCGCGGGCATCCACGTGGACGCCAAGGGCAAGGTCACGCCACGGCACGACCTGGAGACCGACGCATCGGCGCGCCACGACCCGGACTACCAGGATGCCCTGCGCAAGCAGAAGCATGATGTGACGTCCTGGCAGCGGAAGATCGACCGGATCATCGAGGACTGCTCCGACGCTGACGACTCGCTGAAGCGCGCGCTCGCGGCGAACGTGAAGGACGATCACAACTTCAGCGCCGCGAAGTTCAAGAGCCTCGACGCCGAACAGGTCGACCGGGCCGCGGAGTTGCTGAAGAAGATCACCGGCGAAGGCGGCACGGCACGCAATGTGGCGGAGCTGCGTGAATTCGAAGACCTCATGGACGACAACCGCGACGACCCCGAGTTCGCGACCGCCTTCTTCCGGAAGGTGGGCCCCGAAGGGACTCTCGACGCCTACGCCGAGATGGCTTTGAACTCGACCTCCCTCGGGCCGGCCGGCCAGGACCGGGTGGATCTGGTCAAGAACATCCAGAGCGACATGGGCGCGATGCTCGGTCTCGCCACCCGGTCGTCGACACCGAACCACCTCGACGCCACGTGGACCAACGAACTCCTGAAGGCGGGCCGCAAGCCGCTCGACATCCCCGGCATCGGTTTAGGCCCGAAGGTGTACGGCTACCAGGCCCTGAGCGGACTCATCAGGGAAGGGGCCTACGACAAGGACTTCCTCGTCTCGGTCGGCCGGGACATGGTCGCCATGGACAAGCAGAACCCGCGTGTCTGGGAGGACTCCCTTCCGCTGGACATCAAGCAACGCATCAACCTCGGCGAGACGGGCGGCAAGGGGTTCAACCCTCTCACCGGCCTCATGGAAGCGATGGCCAACAATCCCGAGGCGTCGGCCGCGTTCTTCGACGAACCACTCCGCGAGGACACGAACAAGGACGGCATCGTGACCCGGGAGGACGGCGCGATCAAGGGTAAGGGCGCCCAGGGCATCGTCGACTACATGCTCGACAAGAAACCCACGGACGACTGGTACGACGTGGTCACCTACGAGGAGCCGAGTCCCGGGCAGGAGGCCATGGGGAACGCCCTGGAAGCGGCGGTCACCGGCCGCAGCCCAGGCGAGGAGGACGCGCCGCTCGTCGAGCACACCAAGACCATGAGCAGTGTGATGGAGAAGGTCGTCGCGAAGATCGGCGCCTCGCCGGAGCTCGTGACAGGCGAAGGTCCGCTCACCGGACTCGCCCCGACCTTCGGCGACATGGCCGCCGAATACATGCCCGACCTGCAGGCCGCTGCCGAGAACGGCGCCGACCAGGCCAAGCCGCTCGGCAAGATGGCGGAGTTCAACAAGGGGGAGATGGCCTTCTTCCTCGGTGCGGTCGGCCAGGACCCTCAGGCGTACGGCGCGATCACCAACGCTCAGCAGGCGTACACCACGCTCTTGGTGTCCGACGTCTTTCAGAATCCGGACAAGCACGGCGATCCCAGTGACGCTCTGCGGAACGCCGTTCACCCGGGAGGCGAGATCGCGGGCATCATGACGGAGGCGAGGGCCCAGGCGATCCATGATGCCGGGAAGCAGCAGGACGAGGACTTCAACCAAGGCGTGGCCGATAACGCGAAGTGGACCAACCGCCTCATCGACGCGGTCGGCGGGAAGTATGTCGAAATGCTTCCTGTCGGCGGTGACGTGGTCGATTGGATCAAGGAAGACGTCACCGAGTCGGCGGTGAAGAGCGCGGAGAAGGACACGACGGGTGAGGCGCGTCGAGAGTCTTCCCAGGGCTATGCGGAAGCCGAGAAGAACGTGAAGGCGTCGGCTGGAGAAGCGGTCGAGACGGCCGCGAGGGGGACGAACCTCACCACCGAGCAGATCGAAGAGTACAAAGGTGCGGCGTCCATCGAGGCAGGTACCGCGCACTCCGTCGGTCGTGACCTGATGTCCAGCTCGAAGGGGTAG
- a CDS encoding M23 family secreted peptidase (M23 family secreted peptidase [Streptomyces pristinaespiralis ATCC25486];~Peptidase family M23; pfam01551;~identified by MetaGeneAnnotator; putative): protein MAFTRATGKHRAPSRMARRGAGIAGAATLAGAGVIGSLASPALAAEAVEDGSLEDTGLTRVVTDESLARHVDAQASAQEKQAYEAAARAKAAEEAKRKAELRAKEIREAKERAAREAERKRLNSFQLPVAGSYVSTGYQTGGALWSSGHHSGIDFHAAYGTKVVSVSSGTVVEAGWGGAYGNNIVIRMNDGTYTQYGHLSALRVYVGQKVTPGELIGISGSSGNSTGPHLHFEARSSAEYGSDINPVSYLRSRGVAL, encoded by the coding sequence ATGGCGTTCACCCGTGCCACCGGGAAGCATCGTGCTCCGAGCCGGATGGCGCGCCGCGGCGCGGGCATCGCCGGCGCGGCGACCCTCGCCGGTGCCGGCGTCATCGGCTCTCTGGCCTCCCCGGCGCTCGCCGCCGAGGCCGTCGAGGACGGCTCCCTGGAGGACACCGGTCTCACCCGGGTGGTCACGGACGAGTCCCTCGCCCGGCACGTCGACGCCCAGGCCTCCGCCCAGGAGAAGCAGGCCTACGAGGCCGCCGCCCGCGCCAAGGCCGCCGAGGAGGCGAAGCGCAAGGCCGAGCTGCGCGCCAAGGAGATCCGCGAGGCCAAGGAGCGCGCCGCCCGCGAGGCCGAGCGCAAGCGCCTCAACTCCTTCCAGCTCCCGGTCGCCGGCTCGTACGTCTCCACCGGCTACCAGACCGGCGGCGCGCTGTGGTCCTCCGGCCACCACTCCGGCATCGACTTCCACGCCGCGTACGGCACCAAGGTCGTCTCCGTCAGCTCGGGCACCGTCGTCGAGGCGGGCTGGGGCGGCGCGTACGGCAACAACATCGTCATCCGGATGAACGACGGTACGTACACCCAGTACGGCCATCTCTCCGCCCTGCGCGTGTACGTCGGCCAGAAGGTCACCCCGGGCGAGCTGATCGGCATCTCCGGCTCCTCCGGCAACTCCACCGGCCCGCACCTCCACTTCGAGGCGCGCAGCAGCGCCGAGTACGGCTCGGACATCAACCCGGTCTCGTACCTGCGGTCCCGCGGCGTCGCCCTCTGA
- a CDS encoding phosphocarrier protein HPr (Histidine-containing phosphocarrier protein (HPr)-like proteins. HPr isa central component of the bacterial phosphoenolpyruvate sugar phosphotransferase system (PTS). The PTS catalyses the phosphorylation of sugar substrates during their translocation...; cd00367;~dimerization domain swap beta strand [polypeptide binding];~identified by MetaGeneAnnotator; putative;~phosphocarrier protein HPr [Streptomyces cattleya NRRL 8057 = DSM46488];~regulatory phosphorylation site [posttranslational modification];~regulatory protein interface [polypeptide binding]): MAERRVNVGWAEGLHARPASIFVRAATASGVPVTIAKADGNPVNAASMLAVLGLGAQGGEVIVLASDADGAEAALDRLAKLVAEGLEELPETV, translated from the coding sequence ATGGCTGAGCGCCGCGTCAACGTCGGCTGGGCCGAGGGCCTGCACGCCCGCCCCGCCTCCATCTTCGTCCGTGCCGCCACGGCCTCCGGCGTCCCCGTGACGATCGCGAAGGCCGACGGCAACCCGGTCAACGCCGCGTCCATGCTCGCGGTGCTCGGCCTGGGCGCCCAGGGCGGCGAGGTGATCGTGCTCGCCTCGGACGCCGACGGCGCCGAGGCCGCGCTCGACCGTCTGGCGAAGCTGGTCGCCGAAGGCCTGGAAGAGCTGCCCGAGACCGTCTGA